The following coding sequences are from one Desulfosporosinus orientis DSM 765 window:
- a CDS encoding helix-turn-helix transcriptional regulator gives MLALSGYTIDEKIHENSRIRVYRGWRTRDSQPVVIKALKEEASNPLGISRLIYEFEITRSLDSHGIVKPLQMEQEGTVFALVMEDNGSVSLREYLRLKPIHIPGFLDIAEQLAETLGRLHQQGIIHQDLKPENILIHPETGKVTIIDFGTAVLWGTYEYNASIFHPPAGTAQYMPPEQAGRIEGDVDYRSDFYSLGVVFYELLTGRLPWQAGDSEEWVHVHIACKPKFQETDFSVQPIWAILLKLLAKTADDRYQSAYGLLQDLRECRLQFSQKGTIEEFPLGRLDISLSLQLPRKVYGREREMATLQAAFASVCAGQTRIILVSGYAGIGKTMLVREVLEPYAAKKAYFITGKFDQLRQNRPYAPLAAAFGNLVKQLLTENQAALDRWKKRILRTLGRSGTVITELIPEMEWLIGTQPQAEVLPPMEAQNRFLMVLRDFMRVFARKERPLVLFLDDLQWADSASLQFLQYLSRDDDLSNFLFVGAYRDNETNQTHPLVTVLENLRNDEIPVQHIELSGLGYSQVAEFLGETLHCSPEISAPLAEVLYRKSGGNPFFLSQLLKFLHREKLLYFNMEAGCWDWQLHPIQNLQMQDDVVGLILEKLQKLPRESQELLKTAACIGSRFDLNTLSIAGEITGNELSSRLLPAVLEGFVLTAEKGRYTGNQDQTIGAEDYEFLHDRIHQAVYSLLEEEEKKARHLKIGRLILQQTYQDKLDEKILSVMDHFNRGLELISDPEERQRLAEHSLSAGCKAKKATDYGSAVGYFRAGMQLLPEDAWNSCRDLSFNLHMERAQCEYMGGDVVAAERLFDAALKHAATDFQRVDIGSLKMLLNAGMGNYTEAVGIGLKALGQYGISLDLYPGKFHFAKALLVYKWHMYGRMITALADLPEIKNPVNRKVAELLIRLACVSSTSYTDLYGLICIMSGNYALKYGNSEMASIGYIGYSIVEGSILGNYQSGHELARVSLQLAEKYDLSFTKCIVYFTVGAMISHWTQHAETGLEYMSKAAEYGVEAGDVLIIGYALSTILESKYIMGTSLDEIAKEAKKYRNEARRLKHEAMDRSVAIYQYTTASLRGREEGLSETADDNSDESSFLDLIKEDKVSLVCYHFSRLQRCYLFGDYKNALNEAKKMKAFLDAIMGFMLTAEGNFYHSLTITAIYEELPPREKRKYAKILKHNQKKMKKWADACPENFLHKYLLVAAEAARLTNKGQKAMALYDQAIRSAHENGYTQNEALANELAARFHFAKDRDKIARVYRTDACRGYAKWGALEKVKALQQQYPHLREERFVQEIKTNSVEILNKVLYSSDASSSEQVGPTDMDILQKAIQHITEETDSDQLLRGFLGLAVRIAGADRGYLILEKDGQLFIEAGRLEERQTITVQEPVAVERCECLAKGIVRYVARTLEIVVLNDKDRTGIFAADDYLMQGQVKSTACLPVLFQGIPVGVIYLENSLLERAFVPERLELLKLLSAQLATVKKLQDYLEGKQEERKQAAVPLVEPLTAREIEVLQLITEGLSNKEIAETLVLSNNTVKSYVKNIYGKLGANRRVQVAARAKELNLVQRK, from the coding sequence ATGCTTGCTTTATCAGGATATACCATTGATGAAAAGATTCACGAAAATAGCAGAATCAGAGTTTATCGAGGTTGGAGGACGCGGGACAGTCAGCCTGTGGTTATTAAGGCCCTGAAAGAAGAAGCCTCCAATCCTCTGGGAATATCCCGCCTCATTTATGAATTCGAAATTACGCGGAGCCTGGATAGCCATGGTATTGTCAAACCTTTGCAGATGGAGCAGGAGGGGACGGTTTTTGCTCTGGTTATGGAGGATAATGGCTCTGTATCTTTGCGAGAATATCTCCGACTCAAACCTATTCATATTCCAGGCTTTCTCGATATTGCCGAGCAATTGGCGGAGACCCTGGGGCGGCTCCACCAACAAGGGATTATCCACCAGGATTTAAAACCGGAAAATATTTTAATTCACCCTGAGACAGGGAAAGTAACTATTATTGACTTCGGAACGGCAGTTCTTTGGGGAACTTATGAGTATAACGCCTCAATCTTTCATCCTCCAGCAGGAACTGCCCAGTATATGCCGCCGGAGCAGGCGGGGAGGATAGAAGGAGATGTGGATTACCGCAGTGATTTTTATTCACTGGGGGTTGTGTTTTATGAATTATTGACAGGAAGGCTGCCCTGGCAGGCGGGGGATTCTGAAGAGTGGGTACATGTTCACATTGCCTGTAAACCGAAATTTCAGGAAACAGATTTCTCTGTTCAGCCCATCTGGGCTATTCTTTTGAAATTACTCGCAAAGACGGCAGATGACCGCTACCAGAGTGCTTACGGGCTTTTGCAGGATTTACGGGAATGCAGGCTCCAGTTCAGCCAAAAAGGGACAATTGAGGAATTCCCTCTTGGCAGGCTGGATATATCCTTGAGTCTTCAATTACCCCGCAAGGTCTATGGACGGGAGCGAGAGATGGCAACCCTGCAGGCTGCCTTTGCTAGTGTCTGTGCCGGACAAACACGCATCATCTTAGTCAGCGGCTATGCGGGTATTGGCAAAACTATGCTGGTTCGGGAAGTCTTGGAGCCTTATGCTGCCAAAAAGGCCTATTTTATTACCGGAAAGTTTGACCAGCTCAGGCAAAACAGACCCTATGCCCCTTTGGCGGCGGCCTTTGGGAACCTGGTAAAACAGCTATTGACGGAAAATCAAGCAGCCCTTGATCGTTGGAAGAAAAGAATCTTGCGCACCCTGGGCCGGAGCGGAACGGTGATTACTGAACTGATTCCCGAGATGGAATGGCTGATTGGAACTCAGCCTCAAGCAGAGGTGTTACCGCCCATGGAAGCCCAAAACCGTTTTCTCATGGTCTTAAGAGACTTTATGCGAGTATTTGCCAGGAAAGAGCGGCCGCTGGTCTTGTTTCTGGACGACCTGCAGTGGGCGGATTCTGCTTCCTTGCAGTTCTTGCAATACTTAAGCCGGGATGACGACCTGAGCAATTTTTTATTTGTCGGGGCTTACCGGGATAATGAGACGAACCAAACCCATCCCTTGGTGACTGTGCTGGAGAATCTGAGAAACGATGAGATCCCAGTCCAGCATATTGAGCTTTCCGGCCTGGGTTATTCCCAAGTGGCAGAGTTCCTGGGGGAAACTCTGCACTGTTCTCCAGAAATATCTGCTCCTTTGGCAGAGGTATTATACCGGAAATCCGGCGGAAACCCATTCTTCCTTAGCCAGTTGTTAAAGTTCCTTCATAGGGAGAAACTCTTATACTTCAATATGGAAGCAGGTTGCTGGGATTGGCAGCTTCACCCCATTCAAAACCTGCAAATGCAGGATGATGTGGTGGGGCTGATTTTAGAAAAACTGCAAAAACTCCCTAGGGAAAGCCAGGAACTGCTGAAAACCGCAGCCTGCATCGGCAGCCGTTTCGACCTGAATACTCTCTCCATCGCCGGAGAAATAACCGGCAATGAATTGAGTTCACGGCTTCTGCCTGCCGTTTTGGAGGGCTTTGTTCTTACGGCGGAGAAGGGCAGATATACAGGGAACCAGGATCAGACTATTGGGGCAGAAGATTATGAATTCCTCCATGATAGGATACACCAGGCGGTCTACTCCTTGCTTGAGGAAGAGGAAAAAAAAGCCAGGCACCTGAAGATCGGCCGGCTCATCTTGCAGCAGACTTATCAGGATAAGCTGGATGAAAAAATATTGTCCGTGATGGATCACTTCAACCGGGGACTGGAGCTGATCTCAGACCCTGAGGAACGGCAGAGGCTGGCGGAACATAGTCTCAGCGCTGGCTGCAAAGCGAAAAAAGCAACGGATTACGGTTCAGCTGTAGGCTATTTTCGAGCCGGGATGCAGCTCCTGCCGGAGGATGCCTGGAACAGCTGCCGGGACTTGAGCTTTAACCTGCATATGGAGCGGGCCCAGTGTGAATATATGGGCGGAGATGTTGTGGCAGCGGAAAGGTTGTTTGATGCGGCTTTGAAGCATGCGGCAACGGATTTCCAGCGGGTGGATATCGGCAGCTTAAAGATGCTCTTAAATGCCGGGATGGGAAACTATACGGAAGCTGTGGGCATAGGACTGAAGGCCCTGGGGCAATATGGCATCAGCCTGGATTTATATCCGGGAAAGTTTCATTTTGCCAAAGCCTTATTGGTCTATAAATGGCATATGTATGGCCGTATGATAACAGCTTTAGCTGACCTGCCGGAAATTAAGAATCCCGTCAACAGAAAGGTTGCGGAGCTTCTCATTAGGCTGGCCTGCGTTTCCAGTACCAGCTACACGGATCTCTACGGCCTTATTTGCATTATGTCCGGCAATTATGCCCTCAAATATGGAAACAGTGAAATGGCTTCCATAGGTTATATTGGCTATAGTATTGTGGAAGGCAGCATCCTGGGCAACTACCAGTCAGGTCATGAACTGGCCCGGGTCAGCCTGCAGCTGGCCGAGAAATATGACCTGAGTTTTACTAAATGCATTGTTTACTTTACCGTTGGAGCCATGATTTCCCATTGGACACAGCATGCAGAGACAGGTCTGGAGTATATGAGCAAAGCAGCAGAATATGGGGTAGAAGCGGGGGATGTCTTGATCATAGGCTATGCCCTCAGCACCATTCTGGAAAGCAAATATATTATGGGAACTTCACTGGACGAAATCGCCAAAGAAGCAAAAAAATACCGCAATGAGGCCAGACGGTTGAAGCATGAAGCTATGGACAGGTCTGTAGCCATCTATCAATACACTACAGCCTCACTGCGGGGGCGGGAAGAGGGGCTTTCCGAAACGGCGGATGACAACTCTGATGAAAGCAGTTTCCTGGATTTAATCAAAGAGGATAAGGTTTCCCTGGTTTGCTATCATTTTTCAAGGCTGCAAAGGTGTTACCTATTTGGGGATTACAAGAATGCTCTCAACGAAGCAAAAAAAATGAAAGCCTTTCTTGATGCTATCATGGGTTTTATGCTCACTGCCGAGGGGAATTTTTATCATTCTCTCACCATTACCGCCATTTACGAGGAACTGCCTCCCAGGGAGAAAAGGAAATACGCTAAGATCCTTAAACATAACCAAAAAAAAATGAAAAAATGGGCAGATGCCTGCCCCGAGAACTTTTTACATAAATATTTGCTGGTGGCCGCCGAAGCTGCGCGTCTGACAAATAAGGGACAGAAAGCCATGGCCTTGTATGATCAGGCCATCCGGTCCGCCCATGAGAATGGGTATACCCAGAATGAAGCCCTGGCCAATGAGCTGGCAGCCAGGTTCCATTTTGCCAAAGATCGTGACAAAATAGCCCGGGTATATAGGACAGATGCCTGCCGCGGCTATGCAAAATGGGGAGCCCTGGAAAAAGTGAAGGCGTTGCAGCAGCAATATCCCCATCTGCGGGAGGAAAGATTTGTGCAAGAAATCAAAACAAATTCCGTTGAGATTTTAAATAAGGTCCTGTACAGTTCCGATGCCAGCAGCAGCGAACAGGTCGGTCCGACTGATATGGATATCCTGCAAAAAGCTATCCAGCATATTACGGAGGAAACCGACTCGGACCAACTGTTAAGGGGCTTCCTGGGTTTGGCAGTCCGGATTGCAGGTGCTGACCGGGGATACCTGATTTTAGAGAAGGATGGACAGTTATTTATTGAAGCCGGCCGGCTGGAAGAGCGGCAGACCATAACCGTACAGGAACCGGTTGCCGTGGAAAGGTGTGAGTGTCTGGCCAAAGGGATCGTCCGCTATGTAGCCAGAACCCTTGAAATCGTGGTGTTAAACGACAAAGACCGGACTGGAATTTTTGCAGCCGATGACTATCTCATGCAGGGGCAGGTAAAATCCACAGCCTGCCTGCCTGTTCTATTTCAGGGCATCCCTGTAGGAGTCATATATCTGGAGAACAGTCTGCTGGAGAGGGCCTTTGTTCCGGAAAGGCTGGAGCTGTTAAAGCTTTTGTCCGCCCAGCTGGCGACGGTGAAAAAACTGCAGGATTACCTGGAGGGTAAACAGGAGGAGAGGAAGCAGGCGGCGGTACCCCTGGTCGAACCCCTGACCGCCAGAGAAATAGAGGTGCTTCAACTGATTACAGAGGGATTGTCCAACAAGGAAATTGCGGAAACGTTAGTGCTTTCCAACAATACTGTGAAAAGCTACGTCAAAAATATCTACGGTAAGCTGGGAGCTAACCGCAGAGTGCAGGTGGCTGCCCGGGCGAAGGAACTAAATCTCGTGCAAAGGAAGTAG